One region of Gossypium raimondii isolate GPD5lz chromosome 6, ASM2569854v1, whole genome shotgun sequence genomic DNA includes:
- the LOC105772650 gene encoding E3 ubiquitin-protein ligase KEG, translating into MPQRIKAPKQVPSFEYELFEGDPDLLRTVVATPTQTAPWIDPSSLKLKHRIGRGPFGDIWLATHHQSGFDFQEYHEVAVKMLHPLKQEHMQKFIDKFEKLFLKCRELPGVCWLHGVSVVNGKISIAMRFYEGSVGDQMAQSKGGKLSLPDILRYGSQLAKGLIQLHSIGLLVLNMKPSNFLISDHDQLVLGDFGIPYLLLGIPLSDSDMALRLGTPNYMAPEQWDPEVRGPLSLETDVWGFGCSVVEMLTGVQPWFGKSSEEIYHSVVVRKEKPHVPSGLPPAVEHVINGCFEYGLRNRPLVSDLLLVFESSQHAIHGDGGWVGLGSRPIKEKSVGNGYTTWYLSKDHLQVGDTVRSRSPLNARRPHTVDVREGTIVGLDGDADKNSFALVKVPGMHNALRVQESTLERVTFGFAVGDWVRLKQETNTHSPVGILHAVQRDGAVSVGFLGLETLWVGKAYQLQMAEPYYVGQFVRLKPNVVTPRFEWPRKSGGTWCSGRISEILPNGCLVVEFPGRFVFGNEPNSFLADPNEVESVSFDTCPGIVEKYHHVEDFHWAVRPLAIAFGLFTAVKLTISMGRGISARLKKNRPNGQDSGVRKSGWRRIFRDASSTTK; encoded by the exons ATGCCTCAACGGATAAAAGCACCCAAGCAGGTCCCTTCCTTTGAGTATGAACTTTTTGAAGGGGACCCTGACCTGCTTAGGACTGTTGTGGCTACACCAACTCAAACTGCACCATGGATTGACCCTTCCTCATTGAAACTGAAGCATAGGATCGGTCGAGGACCTTTTGGCGACATTTGGCTGGCTACTCACCATCAATCAGGTTTTGATTTTCAAGAATATCATGAAGTTGCAGTTAAGATGTTGCATCCATTGAAGCAAGAACATATGCAAAAGTTCATTGATAAGTTTGAAAAGTTGTTCTTGAAGTGTAGAGAGCTCCCTGGTGTTTGTTGGTTGCATGGTGTCTCTGTTGTAAATGGAAAG ATTTCCATTGCTATGAGATTTTATGAAGGATCTGTGGGTGATCAAATGGCTCAATCAAAAGGAGGCAAGCTCTCACTGCCTGATATCTTAAG GTATGGGAGCCAATTAGCAAAAGGGCTCATCCAGTTACACTCAATAGGGTTGTTGGTTCTCAATATGAAGCCTTCCAATTTCCTTATAAGTGATCATGATCAATTAGTTCTTGGAGATTTTGGAATCCCTTATCTACTTCTCGGGATTCCGTTGTCAGACTCTGATATGGCACTTAGGCTTGGAACTCCTAACTACATGGCTCCAGAACAGTGGGATCCTGAAGTACGAGGTCCTTTATCTTTGGAGACTGATGTTTGGGGATTCGGGTGTAGTGTAGTGGAGATGTTGACTGGTGTTCAGCCATGGTTTGGGAAATCGTCTGAAGAAATTTATCACTCGGTTGTGGTTAGGAAAGAAAAACCACATGTACCGAGTGGCTTGCCTCCAGCTGTTGAACATGTTATCAATGGTTGCTTCGAGTACGGTCTTAGAAATAGACCGTTGGTTTCAGACCTTTTACTTGTCTTTGAAAG CTCACAACATGCTATTCATGGCGATGGAGGATGGGTTGGCCTCGGAAGCCGAccaatcaaagaaaaatcagTTGGTAATGGTTACACCACTTGGTATCTCTCCAAGGATCACCTTCAAGTGGGCGATACAGTTCGGTCAAGAAGCCCTCTGAATGCCCGCAGACCTCATACCGTGGATGTTCGGGAAGGAACTATTGTTGGTTTAGATGGTGATGCTGATAAGAATAGCTTTGCTCTGGTGAAAGTTCCCGGAATGCACAATGCTCTCCGAGTCCAGGAGTCAACACTCGAGAGGGTCACATTTGGTTTTGCCGTCGGCGACTGGGTCCGCTTGAAACAAGAAACCAATACCCATTCTCCTGTGGGAATACTACATGCCGTGCAGCGCGACGGAGCCGTGTCAGTGGGATTTTTAGGACTAGAGACTCTCTGGGTAGGCAAGGCTTACCAGCTTCAAATGGCTGAACCTTACTATGTCGGGCAGTTTGTGCGGCTCAAACCAAATGTGGTTACTCCTCGGTTCGAATGGCCACGGAAGAGTGGAGGAACATGGTGCAGTGGAAGAATTTCAGAAATACTTCCAAACGGGTGCCTCGTCGTAGAGTTTCCAGGTAGATTTGTTTTCGGAAACGAACCCAACAGCTTCCTAGCCGACCCCAACGAAGTGGAATCGGTGTCTTTCGATACTTGTCCTGGTATAGTCGAGAAATACCATCATGTTGAGGATTTCCATTGGGCGGTGAGACCACTAGCAATTGCCTTTGGTTTATTTACAGCCGTGAAGCTCACTATATCGATGGGGCGCGGGATAAGCGCACGACTGAAGAAAAACCGGCCGAATGGCCAAGACAGTGGCGTCCGGAAGTCGGGATGGAGGAGGATATTTAGAGATGCTAGTTCCACCACCAAGTAA
- the LOC105772150 gene encoding uncharacterized protein LOC105772150: protein MVKTRNFVEGDSTLATKAVRDDELTLIFCELCVNKVNTGNRPTTHLNSKGWENEWKLWRELLKESTGIGWCPSKKTVNATEEWWATKIQENPDFKGFKKKGIEPRLNELMWQMFGGIVATGENAWAPSYGVLPSGVPMGDDALNERFGDSDEHSNENEGIPPDEVPSNPSHEIPNRRKQTLGIVHGKGKKSSSSRKSSRIILTTQLEKLCGSLASPRKSVNEIIFPHSQYTISNAMETLRVLGDEIPKKDELYYFSIKVFQIPVK from the exons atggTAAAGACACGAAATTTTGTGGAGGGAGATAGTACCTTAGCAACAAAAGCTGTTAGGGATGATGAGCTGACATTGATATTTTGTGAACTTTGCGTGAATAAAGTCAATACTGGTAATAGACCGACAACTCATCTAAACTCAAAAGGATGGGAAAAT GAATGGAAGTTGTGGAGGGAGTTGCTTAAGGAATCTACAGGTATTGGATGGTGTCCATCTAAAAAGACAGTCAATGCTACTGAAGAATGGTGGGCTACAAAAATACAG GAAAATCctgattttaaaggatttaagaagaaaggaattgaaccaCGATTGAATGAGTTAATGTGGCAAATGTTTGGTGGCATTGTAGCCACTGGAGAGAATGCATGGGCaccttcatatggtgttcttcCAAGTGGGGTTCCTATGGGAGATGATGCACTTAATGAGAGATTTGGTGATTCAGATGAACATAGTAACGAGAATGAAGGTATTCCTCCTGATGAGGTACCATCAAACCCTTCTCATGAAATTCCTAATCGAAGAAAGCAAACACTTGGGATTGTACAtggtaaaggaaaaaaatcaagttcaagtagaaaatcatcaagaatTATATTAACTACTCAACTTGAGAAATTGTGTGGGAGTCTGGCTAGTCCAAGAAAGtcagtgaatgaaattatttttcctcatTCTCAATATACTATTTCAAATGCAATGGAAACTTTGCGTGTTTTGGGAgatgaaattccaaaaaaagaTGAACTGTACTATTTTTCCATCAAAGTGTTCCAAATACCGGTGAAATGA